The genomic region GTCCTCGTTCTGCAGCAGCGCACCGACGCTGAGCACGACCGCGGTCTTGCCGCGCTCGACCACCGGCGCCACGATCGAACGGACCAGCTTGCTCGGCGCGCACTCGACCACGATGTCGGCGACCTCCGCCAGTTGCTCGATCGGCACCAGCTTCGGCGCCGACTTGAGCTCCGCCACCCATCCGCGGTGCTTGTCCGGGCTGTTCGCCGACACCGCGACCAGCGTCAGGCCCTCGATGCCCTGATCGAGCGCCTTGGCGACGTCGGTGCCGATCGCGCCGAGGCCGGCGACCGCAACCCGTGTCTTTGCCTTGCTGTCAGCCATCATTTCCCGCCGGCGAGCATCTTGACCAGGCGATAGAGATACTCCTCGCCCTCGTAGAATGACTTGACGAGCACGCGCTCGTCCTTGCCATGGATACGGTTGTCGTCGACATCGGCGGCCAGCCCGGAATGACCATAGGTCGGAATCCCCGCGTTACGCAGATAGCTGCCGTCGGTCGCGCCGGTGCTCATGACCGGAACGATCGACGCATCCGGCCAGAACTCCTTCGACAGCCTCTCGATCGAACCCATGATCTCCTCGTTGAGGGGCGACGGCGGGCTCAGCACGGCCTTGCCGGTCGGAGCCACCGCGATCTCCTTGTCGGCGAGCACGCGCTCGATCGTCGCCTGCACGCCCTCGACCGGCTCGCCGGGCAGGATCCGGCAGTTCACCTTGGCGGTCGCCAGCTGCGGCAGCGCGTTGATGGCGTGGCCGCCCTCCAGCATGGTCGCGACGCAGGTGGTGCGGAGCTGCGCATTGTAGCCCGGATTCTCCGACAATCGCGCCAGCGCCGCCGGATCGGGCTGCGGCGCCAGGATCGCTTTGATGTCGTCGGCATGCGACGTATCGACCTCGGCGGTCTTGCTGAAATAGATCCGGGTGGTCTCGTTGAGGTTCATCGGGAAGCTGTAATTGGAGAGCCGCACCAGGCCTCCAGCGAGGTGATAGATCGCATTGTCCTTGCGTGGCAGCGAGGAATGGCCGCCGCGATCCTTCACCGTGAGCTGGTAGCCGATCGAGACCTTCTCGCTGGTCTGCACGCTGTTGCGGATCGCCTTGCCGCTCTTGAGACCGACGCCGCCGCCTTCATTGAGCGCGAACTCGGCGTCGATCAGGTCGCGGTGGTTCTTGATCAGCCACTGCATGCCGAGACCGTTGGCATCGAGGATCTCCTCGTCGGTCTCGAGCGCCACGATGATGTCGCGGTCGGGCTTGTAGCCCTCCTTCCTGTAGCGGATCAGATTGGTGATGAAGGCGGACGCCATGTATTTGTCGTCGCCGGAGCCGCGGCCATAGAAATAGCCGTCCTGCTCGGTGAGCTTGAACGGATCGACCGTCCAGTCCTCGCGAAGCGCAGGGACGACGTCGATATGGGCGACCAGGAGGATCGGCTTGCGCGCGCCGGAGCCGTGCAGCCGCGCCACCAGATTGCCCTTGTGCGGCGCCGGCGAGAACACGTGCACGTCGGCCTCGGGGAAGCCCGCCGCGCGGAGCCGCGCGCCCATCGCCTCCGCCGCCTTCTGGGTATCGCCGGTCGCGGTGGTCGTGTTGATCTCGACCAGTTCCTGGTAGATGCCGCGGGCGAATTGCTGCTGCTCGGTCAGCCCCTGCGCCGCGGCGCCGGTTGCGAGCAGCGCCGGACCGAGCGCTGCCGCGAACCGCAGCGATCGAACGGTGTCTCTAGCCTTGTGCGACATCATGCTCTCCCGGAATTCCGCCACCTGATTGGAGCGAATTCAGACAGGCGACACGCGCTTTGGCAAGACGGCAAGCCCTTCAATTTCCGCGCGCATGCTCCGCAGTTTCGCGCACGCTATTTGCAGTCCTTATTTCGAATCCTTGTTGGTATCCTTGGCCGCGATCACCTCGATCTCGACCAGGAATCCGGGATTGGCGAGCGCTGCGACGCCGACCACCGAGCGCGCCGGCAGGTTCGGCTGG from Bradyrhizobium elkanii USDA 76 harbors:
- a CDS encoding M20/M25/M40 family metallo-hydrolase, giving the protein MSHKARDTVRSLRFAAALGPALLATGAAAQGLTEQQQFARGIYQELVEINTTTATGDTQKAAEAMGARLRAAGFPEADVHVFSPAPHKGNLVARLHGSGARKPILLVAHIDVVPALREDWTVDPFKLTEQDGYFYGRGSGDDKYMASAFITNLIRYRKEGYKPDRDIIVALETDEEILDANGLGMQWLIKNHRDLIDAEFALNEGGGVGLKSGKAIRNSVQTSEKVSIGYQLTVKDRGGHSSLPRKDNAIYHLAGGLVRLSNYSFPMNLNETTRIYFSKTAEVDTSHADDIKAILAPQPDPAALARLSENPGYNAQLRTTCVATMLEGGHAINALPQLATAKVNCRILPGEPVEGVQATIERVLADKEIAVAPTGKAVLSPPSPLNEEIMGSIERLSKEFWPDASIVPVMSTGATDGSYLRNAGIPTYGHSGLAADVDDNRIHGKDERVLVKSFYEGEEYLYRLVKMLAGGK